The following coding sequences lie in one Chanos chanos chromosome 4, fChaCha1.1, whole genome shotgun sequence genomic window:
- the lrrc18a gene encoding leucine-rich repeat-containing protein 18, with product MAKGKKKGGGGGRKITLKLAKKAVRVTPDGRTRLDLSNMGIATFPKCLLKLRNVEELDLSRNRLRKIPEFLGQLTGLLCLDLHSNQIEQLPRSIGQLGSLRQLNLCNNCLDSAGLPLEIGHMKGLRVLNLGMNRLTFLPPAMAALTNLTELGLFDNLLTEVPECIRVLPNLKKINAKGNPAASAQDESKDLDPDGQAEGLYLVREDGLCAPCLERCKEERKGLKRRVVSLQSQRRLPFSGLSTPNSVAQQTQELWRNNFILSKTD from the coding sequence ATGgcgaaaggaaagaaaaaaggaggagggggagggaggaagatCACGCTAAAACTAGCCAAGAAGGCCGTGCGCGTGACGCCCGACGGCAGAACACGGCTGGACCTCAGTAACATGGGCATCGCCACGTTTCCCAAGTGCCTCCTGAAGCTACGGAACGTGGAGGAGCTGGACCTGAGCCGGAACCGCCTGAGGAAGATCCCGGAGTTCCTCGGCCAGCTGACCGGCCTCCTCTGCCTGGATCTCCACAGCAACCAGATCGAGCAGCTTCCCAGGAGCATCGGGCAGCTGGGGTCCCTACGTCAACTCAACCTCTGCAACAACTGCCTCGACTCCGCCGGTCTCCCCCTGGAGATAGGCCACATGAAAGGCCTGAGGGTTCTTAACCTAGGCATGAACCGACTGACTTTTCTGCCTCCTGCCATGGCCGCGCTCACTAACCTCACAGAGCTGGGTCTGTTCGACAACCTGCTGACAGAAGTGCCCGAGTGTATCCGTGTCCTGCCAAACCTGAAAAAGATCAACGCTAAGGGAAACCCAGCGGCCTCCGCCCAGGACGAGAGCAAAGACTTGGACCCAGATGGACAGGCGGAGGGTCTGTATTTGGTGAGAGAGGACGGTTTGTGTGCACCTTGTCTGGAAAGGTgtaaggaggagagaaagggactgAAAAGGAGGGTGGTCTCCCTACAGTCTCAGAGACGGCTTCCTTTTTCGGGTCTGAGCACGCCCAACTCGGTGGCACAACAAACGCAGGAGCTCTGGAGAAATAACTTCATCTTATCTAAAACCGACTGA